The window GCAGCGTGGCCAACTTCCTGCAGGCCCAGGGCCTGGCCTCAGGTGATGTGGTTGCTCTCTTCATGGAGAACCGCAATGAGTTCGTGGGCCTGTGGCTGGGCATGGCCAAGCTGGGTGTGGAGGCGGCACTTATCAACACCAACCTACGGCGGGATGCCCTGCGCCACTGCCTGACCACCTCCAGGGCACGGGCCCTCATCTTTGGCAGTGAGATGGCACCAGGTGAGCCCTGGGGACTGaccagtggtggtggtggggtatcTCATAGGACCTTGCACAGCCTACCACTTCCCTCTAGTCCTGGAGAAGGCTATATGGCTCAGTAGTTAAAGGCATGAGCCCTAGAGTCAGATCCCATGAGCCTCTGCCATGTGTAAGCTGGAGATCCTAGTAAGAGACCTGAAttcttggagcctcagtttcctcatctatattaCCTACCTCATACTGTTTTCAAGAATATACTTCACCTGAAGCACTAAGCACAGTGTATGGGTGCTGGGTGAGCACTTAGATATAATGGCAATCATTCTTTTGCTTAATTAGGCCTCAAttgcctcatctataaaatgggaatacaaATCCATTCTCTGCTGTCCTCACAGAGCTTGTGTCTTATTTGCTACCATATTGAGCACTGACAGTGTGCTGAGCTTGGTACTTTACAGGCAGCAGCTTTAAGTGTCACAAAGATTAGGTAAGGTAGGGATCATCATATaggttttacagatgaggagactgagattCAGAGGAGTTTGAGGAACTCACCCAAGGTCACGTAGCTGATAAGTGAAAGAACTAGGATTTGACCTTGAGCTTAACCACAGTGCCAGTATTCTTTTCCCCGACACTGCTGTGATGGTAAGATAATGGACAGGGAAGATTATTAAAATGCTGAAAGGGGAAGATACAGTAGGGAGAGGGGAAAGGTTTGGACAAACGAGGAAACCAGAGAAAGTGGGGCTGAGCAGGTCACACTGGCCGATGCCCAGGGAACATGATTATCTGGATGTCTTTGCAGTACACAGAGGAGGCTGAGTGAAGATTCCCACTCTCTGAAGGGGCTTGAAGGCTGCTGGCCTCTGACACCCTCACTTCTCCCTTGTAACTAGACCCCATTTAGTAGCATAATTCAATGGTGAAGAGGTCAAAACTTGGTGTGAGGCAGAACTGGCATTGACTCCCAGGTCCAGTACATTCCAGCTGCTATAATATCCCTCCTATTCTCAGagcctctgcttcctcatctgtaaaatcagcTGTTATTGGTACCTACTTTACAGGATCATGTCAGCAGGAGAATACCTGTAAAGAGCCTGCTGCAAAGATAGCTAGCTACTAATGGGAATGTTGCTCCAATCACCATCTTCCTTGTATGGAGGCTCAGGTGCTTTACCGTCTCTTGGGGTGGCCCAGTCAGTCTCTCCTGACAGTATGGCTAGCACTAACATGAACAGAGGTCTTAGAACCTGGGGTTTCCGGGACTACCTTGCTGACCTACCCTGTCTCCCCTGCAGCTGTCTGTGAGATCCGTGCTGACCTGGACCCCTCACTGAGCCTCTTCTGCTCTGGCTCCTGGGAGCCCAGAACAGTGCCTGCTGGCACAGAGCACCTGGACCCCCTGCTGGAAGATGCCCCCAAGTACCTGCCCAGTCCCCCTGACAAAGGCTTCACAGGTGGGCTCCCAACCCCCACAGAAGGGTTCTGAGATGGGCTGAGGACAGAGCGCTGGCCTTGGGAATGTCATACTCCAGGGGTTACAGTAATCATTAATGGGCTCGTGTGTGTGAAAGTACCCAGCACACAAAATccagttctttgatttgttgagcAGTCCTTCATTGATGCCTGACGTGAGCAGGATCATGTGGACTCCAGGAAGCTGCTATGTCTGAATTTTGGCTGGTGGAGGGGGGTTGGAGAGGCAAGATTGTTTCCGTCTTCATCAAGCACCTTTTCAATGTCAGACACTGTTGGGTCTCCGCCTGTGCTCTCTCTGCACTGGGCTGCCTGCCTTCCCCTCTACCTTCTCCAGGCAGCCTCCCTGAGCCACACCTCTCTCCCTCTACACTCCTGCCTCCCTTACTCCTTTGGTTCTCTTCTCATGCCTTTCTTTGTGAATATGCTCAGCCTGCTAAATTGACTGGTGGCTCAGAGCTTGGACTATCAAGCCAGATCTGAATTCATATCCTGGCGCTACCTCTTACCTTGTGTTACCCTGGGAACCTAACCTTTGATTCCCTCAGCCATAAAACTGGGGACAGTAAGAGAACCTGATTTATAGGGTGgctctgaaaatgaaaaaacacagtGGTTAAAGCCCTGAAGCTAGGGTGTGGCAAGAAATGCTAGGTAATTGgtccttattattatttaagCTCCCTTGTGTACATGTCTTGTCTCTTAGGTGTTTTTATCGATTATCTGAAGGCAGGAACTCTGGCTGATTTACCCTGGTGTCCTTAAGGCCAGCCTAGGGCTATCACGTGGCCAGCATTCAGAGAGCTTGAGATGATTGCTACTTAATATGCAGAATCATCCCACAGAATTCCTGATCTTAGAAACCTCCAGTGTGGTAGGACTGAACCTCATACAGAAATGATATGACAGTCCCTGTTGAAGGATAAAGGGTGGGATAAATAAGTGGTCAGTGGAGTAGAAGCTGCCCGGTCTCTTCCTCTACCTGGAACACCCAACTTCTGGCATAATGCTTACCCACATTCTTAAGGCTTGGTATAGGTGTCACCTCCTTCAGGAATCCTGCCCTTCTCTCTCAAGCCTGGGTCAAGTGCCTCTGCTGTGTTTTGATAGGTCCTGTGCTTTCCACCCTCATCCCAGCACTTTGGAATTGCCTGTATACTCATCTGACTGTCTGCTAGGCTGTGACCTCCTCAGGGGTAGAGACTGCCCATCTTAGTCCCTCTTGTATCCCTAGGCTTGCCCAGAGTGTGGACCCAGGTAACATTTCTTGAAGGAATAAATGCAGGCATTACAACAGAGAGCAGTGTCTTGAGTTGTCAGAGTAGGCTTCCTAGAAGAAGTGTGATGGGCACACACGCTGAAGGAGGTGCACACGCGGGTGTCCATCTGTCTCACTCTGTCCAGCCCTGTGCCCCCCACCAACGGCCATTCCTGTCTACTTTCTCTCAGATAAGCTCTTCTATATCTACACATCAGGCACCACAGGGATGCCCAAAGCTGCCATTGTGGTCCACAGCAGGTAAGGGACAGGTGCCTGAGGAGTGGGCAGGGCCTGGGAGCCTCTCTTGCCTCTCCAGGGGCCCATGGGTTCTTTGCCTTCTCCCCTCCTAGGTATTACCGCATGGCTGCCCTAGTGTACTATGGATTCCGAATGCGGCAAGATGACATTGTTTACGACTGCCTTCCCCTCTATCACTCAGCAGGTAAACCTGGGCCTGGCCCCCTCCCTCCAGTCCTCAAGAACTACATCCCCCTTTTCAAGCAGGTGTGTTGCAGTGGAAACACATGAGCTTTGGAGTTGAATCTGAGTTCAAATCCAGACATTGCCATTGACTCCATCTTAGTTGTCTCATATATGAAATGAGGGTAACCACACCAGTCTCAAGCCATGTGTGGTGTCTGCATTCCACAGGATTCCTGAGCAGGCCTGATAGTTCGTTTCATTTCCACAGATGTACAAGGCATTCTGCTTGGTTTTAGGCACTTGGGAGGAGACAGAGTTGAGTAAATATAGTTCCTGCCCTCAAGATGCTTAAGAGTCAGTGTGTGTTTGGAGCAGGATGAATGATGGGAACTTACCTAGTATAAGAAGGTAGGAGGCCGGTCTGAAGAGTGTGCAGTTAGTCTTGTAGGTGTCTGAACAGGGCAGAGATCAGTTTGTGTaggagaagcagaagaaaggaagagagacgGGAAATGGGGCCTGTTAGGAGGCTGGCCTAGACGAGAGGAGGCCCTGGGGGCAAGGGTCTTCCATCTCCCTGACTTCTGGAGTCCACCCTTCTGCCTTCAGGAAACATTGTGGGAATCGGGCAGTGCCTGATTCACGGCATGACAGTGGTGATTCGGAGGAAGTTCTCAGCCTCCCAGTTCTGGGACGATTGTGTCAAGTACAAGTGCACGGTAAGTGGAACTCTGTCCCCTTGTAACCCTCCCGTTAACCCACTTCAGGGATACCTTTCTTAGAGCTGGATACCTTTCTTAGAGCTGGAGTAGCCAGTTATTCAGAGCAACATTTCCATTGTTCAGAGGGGAAACTAAGGCCCTGAGAGGGAAAGGGTCACAGAGCCAGCCCCTGGGGGAGACAGAATTAGTAGGAGAAGGGTTTTGGGGTGTTGGGAGGTTATGAAGTGAGAACAACCTTAGGGGCTAGAATCACACCAATTTTACCTCCAGATTGTGCAGTACATCGGAGAGCTGTGCCGCTACCTCCTGAACCAGCCACCCCGGGCGGCAGAAAACCGGCACCAGGTGCGCATGGCACTAGGTAATGGCCTCCGGCAGTCTATCTGGACCGACTTCTCCAGCCGCTTCCACATTCCCCAGGTGGCTGAGTTCTACGGGGCCACTGAATGCAACTGCAGCCTGGGAAACTTTGACAGCCAGGTGTGGTCCAGGTTGGGGCATGGGCAGAGCGTTGTGGGGATGGACCAGAGGGCCCTGGGTGGGCTTGGGGGGCAGAGTTCCAAGGGTGCTAGATACCCCTCTCATCATCCAGTTTTGGGTCCATGGTGGAAGAGCTCAGGCATAAGTCTTGGCCTTCACAGGTGGGGGCCTGTGGCTTCAACAGCCGCATCCTGTCCTTCGTGTATCCCATCCGGCTGGTGCGTGTCAATGAGGACACCATGGAGCTGATCCGGGGGCCTGATGGTGTCTGCATTCCCTGCCGGCCAGGTCTGCCTGGAACTGGAATTGGGGGTTGGCTCAGGAGGGAAAAAGCCCAAGTGTGAGTGGGTGGGAAGCCCTATTCTGACCAGTGCCATCAGTGAGTTCTTCTCTTAGTTTTACAAGTTATTCAtttcttccatccatccattcatccctTCACCATCCCagccatccatctgtctgtccattcattcattttcatcttGACTCAGGAGGACTCTGTccaggctgcctgggtttgaTCTTGACTCAGCCACTTAGCTCTGTGACATGGGCAAGTTATTTAGCctctctgcctgaatttcctTATATGCAAATGGGGATGATAGCAGCACCCACCTCATCAGGTTGACCTGAAGATTATTTGTGATAATGTAAAGCTCCTCTAGGCACAGAAGAGGGGCTTGTAAGTACTAGCTTTGGTCAGACTGTCTTTGTAGATCTTGACCACccattgtttatttgttcatcttCCCATCCATTCAGTGAACAGACATCACTGAGAACCTACCTGTGTCAGAAATGCCAAGATAAGCTAACTGCCCTGAGGAAGCTCCTAAGTCAGGGAGAGAAATGGGGCATTTCCCTGGGAAGCAGTGTGAATAGATGTTAGATCAGGACACATGGTGTTCAGGGGTAGAAGGAACAGGTGGAAGAGACTACCTGTCAAATCTGACCCTGCTTTCCCCACCCCTAGGTGAGCCAGGCCAGCTGGTGGGCCGCATCATCCAGCAGGACCCCCTACGCCGCTTCGATGGCTACCTCAACCAGGGCGCCAACAACAACAAGATCGCCAACGACGTCTTCAAGAAAGGGGACCAGGCCTATCTCACTGGTGAGTGGACATCTCTCCTGAAACCTTTTCAGCTCCCTTCTTCCCTTAGCAGCTCCTTCTTGGGGCGGGAGGTATAAGGGGAAGTCCCCCCCACCTTCAGAGAACACCTCCCTAGGACTCCCCCCAGCTTCAGCCCTTATGGCAAAACAGATCCTTGGGATTCAGCAGAGACTGCCTGGCCTAAACCTCTGCGTCAGGAGCCGAGGCAGGCCCAAGCTCTGCGGCACCCCACCCCTTTGCTACACACCCTTAGGCGATGTGCTGGTGATGGACGAGCTGGGCTACCTGTACTTCCGAGACCGCACCGGGGACACGTTCCGCTGGAAGGGAGAAAACGTGTCCaccactgaggtggaaggcataCTCAGCCGCCTGCTGGACATGGCCGACGTAGCAGTTTATGGCGTCGAGGTGCCAGGTGTGTGGGATGGCATGGACGGGCAGATGTGCACACCTCCCTGCCACAGTTGCTCATTGTCTATCTTGCTGCCTCCAGGAACTGAGGGTCGGGCCGGAATGGCGGCTGTGGCCAACCCCGCTGCCAGCCACGATTTGGAGCATTTTGCACAGGTCCTAGAGAAGGAGCTGCCCGTATATGCCCGCCCCATCTTCCTGCGATTCCTGCCTGAGCTGCACAAAACAGGTCTGTCCCCACCCTCACTCCAACTCTCAGGTTTCACACCTAGCCTCCTTCCTGTTTCCTTCCTTAGAAAGACTAGGATGGCTGACATTTGACCTTAACCCACAGCCTTACTGGGTAGGTGGTAAACTGACCTCCCATTGTACAGGTGAGCAGACTGAGCCTTCAGAGAGAAGAGGGCCATCCATTTGTTAATGAAACAAATATCTTTTGAGTGCCTACTAGGTGCCAGTCACTGTGTTACATACCTCGGGGATATAggtaataaatacattttgacaGGGTCTTTGCCTTCTTAAAGCTAGAGCAGTGCAGAGGTGGCTGTAGGAAAAGGAATTCCAAAGATGAATGAAATACAAGTGATTAGTCTGTCCACAAAGTAAATGAAAGGGGGTTTGGCTTACTGCTGGGATGACTGGGATGTTCTCCTGGAAGGTGATgtttaagctgagacctgaatgaaaaggaagaaattacaggggTAGGGAGGAATTCCAGGCTGTGGGAACAGTAAGTATGAAACTCCAGCAGCAGGAAGGATCTTGGGTGCTGGAGGAATAAAAGGAGGCCCCTGAAGCTGGAGCAGAGTGAGAGGGGCAGGGAGTAGAATGTGATGGGATGGAGAGGCCAAaagaaaccagaacccagagcaAGGTCTGGGCTACTGtgtgggaagagggagaggacTGCAGGTTGGGAGAGGAGTACAAGGGCTGTCACAGACATCCAGGTGAGAGACAAGCAATGTGCCCACGCATACAATAGGGCAACTGCATTCTTCCAGCTGTTCTACTGATACCTCTCGGAAGTTCTCTTGTGGTTGCCTGGAAGCACTGAGACTTGTGCCCAGACCTTGGCTGGCTATTCAGTCTCTGACCATATCTGCCTGGGTGTCTCCCATGTGGTCTTCATGCCACCTCCTGTCCCCAATGAAAggcctttcctttcaatctggcCCCTGCCAAATAGTAGGTACCTAGTCCTCTGAAGCAGGGGGTGAGTCTTGGGCCTCAGTGTAGCCCG of the Tamandua tetradactyla isolate mTamTet1 chromosome 2, mTamTet1.pri, whole genome shotgun sequence genome contains:
- the SLC27A4 gene encoding long-chain fatty acid transport protein 4; translated protein: MLLGASLVGVLLFSQLVLKLPWTQVGFSLLLLYLGSGGWRFIRIFLKTIRRDVFGGLVLLKVKAKVRLYLRERRTVPILFASTVQRHPDKTALIFEGTDTHWTFRQLDDYSSSVANFLQAQGLASGDVVALFMENRNEFVGLWLGMAKLGVEAALINTNLRRDALRHCLTTSRARALIFGSEMAPAVCEIRADLDPSLSLFCSGSWEPRTVPAGTEHLDPLLEDAPKYLPSPPDKGFTDKLFYIYTSGTTGMPKAAIVVHSRYYRMAALVYYGFRMRQDDIVYDCLPLYHSAGNIVGIGQCLIHGMTVVIRRKFSASQFWDDCVKYKCTIVQYIGELCRYLLNQPPRAAENRHQVRMALGNGLRQSIWTDFSSRFHIPQVAEFYGATECNCSLGNFDSQVGACGFNSRILSFVYPIRLVRVNEDTMELIRGPDGVCIPCRPGEPGQLVGRIIQQDPLRRFDGYLNQGANNNKIANDVFKKGDQAYLTGDVLVMDELGYLYFRDRTGDTFRWKGENVSTTEVEGILSRLLDMADVAVYGVEVPGTEGRAGMAAVANPAASHDLEHFAQVLEKELPVYARPIFLRFLPELHKTGTYKFLKAELRKEGFNPAIVKDPLFYLDARKSRYFPLDGQAYTRIQAGEEKL